The region TTTCCTTGCCCCGATTTTGCAGCAAGAAACAGGCTTTAGTGCTAATGCAATTAGTTTAATTATGTTGGTTTATGGTGTATCCGTTGCTATTGGTAATATTTGGGGCGGTAAAATGGCCGATAAAATGGGACCAATAAAAGCACTTACCATTATTTTTACTGGTCTTGCTGCTGTGCTTATCGTGTTCAATTTTACCGCCGTTAACCCTATTGCAGCGGTAGCCACTATTTTAGTTTGGGGGGCATTTGCATTCGGTAATGTTCCTGGTTTACAAGTATATGTATTGAAACTCGCTGAAAAATACACCCCAGATGCAGTGGATGTTGCTGTAGGTTTGAACATCGCAGCGTTTAACGTTGGTATTGCACTTGGTTCATGGGGCGGAGGAGTGATTGTCTCTGAAGCTGGGTTAATGCATACACCTTGGATCGGTGCGGTAGTGGTACTGATAGCGCTTGCTTTGACCCGCTTTAGTGGGCACCTAGATAAGCGTGCAGAAAGTTAGTGCTATAAAAAGTGTATTAATGAAATAAACACGACTCTTACCCTTAGAGATTGGCCTATGCAGCCGCATTGGCCAACTCTTCGTAACTTATATTAATCGGTATTAAACAAAATTCAAAAATGACAGAGGTACATAATGAAAACCGTTTTTATTACTGGAGCTAATCGTGGCTTAGGACTAGAGCTTACAAAGCAATATGCACAGCGTAACTACAAGGTCATCGCTTGCTGTCGCGATATTGATTCAGCTCATGAATTAACCCTATTAGCACAAAATTTTTCAACCATTCACCCTTATGCTTTAGATGTCAGTAATGAAACAGATATTCTCGCTTTAACTGAGGTATTTAAAGATCAACCTATTGATGTGCTTATTCATAATGCTGGGGTGAGTGGTGAAGGATGTGACAACTTAGGCAATATGGATCAGCAAGGATGGGTCGAGGTGTTAAAGGTTAATACCATCGCACCGATGTTAATTACACAAGCCTTGCTCAATAATATTCTCGCAGGCCAAGATAAAACCATTATTGGGATGACATCAATACTGGCCAGCATTGATGATAACCGCTCAGGGGGCCGATACAGCTATCGAGCATCAAAAGCAGCACTTAATCAGATTATTAAATCATTGGCCTGTGAGTTATCGGACTCTGGTGTAAAAACCATGGCGATTCATCCGGGCTGGGTGCAAACCGATATGGGCGGAAAAGACGGCAAGTTGACAGCTGAAGCAAGTGTCAAGGGAATGCTTAATGTCATTGATAATTTAAAAGCAAAACACTCAGGCTCATTTTTTGTTTACGATGGCACTCAACTGCCATGGTAAATCGGGTATTGACGTCATTTACACGTTCTGAGGCTACAAAATGTTATTCGCTTTTATGATTTTAACGCTTTTCATTATTGCTTTGCTCGGCTGGTATTTGCAAAAAGTGTCTTGTGATATTTCCCAAATTGACTGGGGGTGGGAAGACGATGAATACCTATGATTTGGTATTGTCTACATTAAAGCTTCCTATACCAAGTTGTGATTTTTGGAAGCTTTCCGCATTAAAGCCCGATGAAGAGGTAACATCTTAGGGGCTTTAAGTATTTCATTATCAGTCACTATAATAAACGAAAAAAAGTCTAAGCAGATTAATGAACCTATGGAAAACTTTCAGGCTTGATCTAAAGCGGAGTAAATACGTTAACGTGAAATGGGGCAAAAGTGAGTTAAGTACTCCTTAACTCATAAGTGACTATTAAAACATTTTGTCATTATGTTTTAACCAACCGTGTATGTGTTTCCCGTTTGGATCTCGGTGAGTCCAATGCACTAAACTACACCACGACACCACCTTTATCATTCCATCAAACTTTCCATAAAACTGAATTGCATCATCCATTGATATAGGGTTCATTCGCAGCGCGAGAACGATATTATTAGTGTTTAACATAAAGACTAGAAGTCGTATTCAGTTTTCTAAGTATCTGTAAACCTACCTGCCATTCGTCATCCTTGTCGAGAGCTTAAAAAGATAGAATTTGATCATCAATTTTACAGTATGTTAATCAACCAAAAGTCAGATAGAGACAATATCTTTATTGCACTATTCTATTTATGCAGGGTGAGATCCTCTAAAAGCGATTCGTTCAGTAGACTTTTTTCAACAATACTAGGCACATCAAAAAGACATCGACTTCTTATCAACTTAAGGAAATATTCTAATGACTAAGCCATCCAAAATATTTACCAGTATCGCCTCAGCACTGGCATTAACAGCAAGCGTTACTGCTTGGGCTGATGACCAGGATTTTAGTTCAATGCAAATGCAAGGTATTGAACAAGTTGAGATAAAGGTTGATCTAGAAGGCGCAACACAACGTCTATCAAAAGCGGTTCAGTTTCAAACTATCTCAAACCAGGATCGCAGTGACTTTGATGAACAAGCTTTCAAAGACTATCACCAGTTCCTTGAAGAATCGTACCCTTTGGTTCATAAAACACTAAAACGCGAAGAAGTGGGTGCCCCACGCCCATTTAGCTTGATTTACACCTGGGAAGGAAAAGATCCATCACTCCCACCAGCAATCTTTATGGCTCACCAAGATGTGGTACCCATTGCTGAAGAGTCTCGTGACCAATGGAAAGTTGAACCTTTCTCTGGTGATGTAAAAGATGGCTATATCTGGGGACGTGGTTCTTTAGATGATAAAAACCAAATTCATGCGATCCTTGAAGCAACAGAAATGAAACTGAAAGAAGGCTTCCAACCAGAACGCACCATTCTTTTTGTATTTGGTCATGATGAAGAAGTCGGTGGCCCTGAAGGCGCGAAACACGCCGCTGATATCATTGAAAAACGTTATGAAAAAATTGCCTTTGTGATGGACGAATCTGCGCCACTTATTCCGGGTGTATTCCCTGGTATTCGTGAAAATACCGCCTTGATCGGTATTGCTCAAAAAGGCTTTGTCAGTTTAGAAATTGCCATTAATGGTGTCGGTGGCCATTCATCGCAACCCGGTGACGAGTCAAACATTGTGGCATTAGCTAAAGCAGTAGAAAAAGTCGAGGCGGCGCAGTTCCCTTATAAAATTCACGAGGCAGTTCGATACCAGTACCGCTTTATGGGGCCAGAGCTAGCAGAAGAACAGCAACCTCTTTATAAAGCCGTTGCTTATGGTAATGATGATACCGTGACTGATTTAGAGAAAAAGTTCCTAGACGTCATGGCGACCAATCAAATAACCCGTGCGATGATCCACACCACTACGGCTGTAACCATGTTTAATGCAGGTATTAAAGATAATGTACTGCCACCAGCAGCGACTGCGGTAGTCAATTTTAGACCTATGCCTGGTGATACACCTGAAGTGATTATTGAGCATGTGAGAAAAGCGATTGGTGATGACAGAATGACCATCCGTGACATCTCTGCATCAACGCCCGCGACTAACGTTGCTGATCCGCATGGTGAAGGATACAAAGTATTAGAGAAAACCATTCGTCAAACTTGGGGCAATGATTTAATCGTATCACCTTTCTTTGTGATTGGCGGTTCAGATTCAAAGCATTTCCAAGCACGTAGCTTCGCACCAGATGTGTACACCATGACGGCAATCCAGCTAGAAAGCACCAAAGAATTCGAAGGTTTTCACGGTGTAAATGAACGTATTCTTGTTGACGAATACGGACGTTCAATCGGTTTCTTTTATCAACTGATGGACAACCTAGATAAACTTTAATCCTCACCTGGCCACTGCTTGCAGTGGCCTATTTTATTGATAGTCCACCGTT is a window of Shewanella donghaensis DNA encoding:
- a CDS encoding DUF3465 domain-containing protein; this translates as MLNTNNIVLALRMNPISMDDAIQFYGKFDGMIKVVSWCSLVHWTHRDPNGKHIHGWLKHNDKMF
- a CDS encoding M20 family peptidase — protein: MTKPSKIFTSIASALALTASVTAWADDQDFSSMQMQGIEQVEIKVDLEGATQRLSKAVQFQTISNQDRSDFDEQAFKDYHQFLEESYPLVHKTLKREEVGAPRPFSLIYTWEGKDPSLPPAIFMAHQDVVPIAEESRDQWKVEPFSGDVKDGYIWGRGSLDDKNQIHAILEATEMKLKEGFQPERTILFVFGHDEEVGGPEGAKHAADIIEKRYEKIAFVMDESAPLIPGVFPGIRENTALIGIAQKGFVSLEIAINGVGGHSSQPGDESNIVALAKAVEKVEAAQFPYKIHEAVRYQYRFMGPELAEEQQPLYKAVAYGNDDTVTDLEKKFLDVMATNQITRAMIHTTTAVTMFNAGIKDNVLPPAATAVVNFRPMPGDTPEVIIEHVRKAIGDDRMTIRDISASTPATNVADPHGEGYKVLEKTIRQTWGNDLIVSPFFVIGGSDSKHFQARSFAPDVYTMTAIQLESTKEFEGFHGVNERILVDEYGRSIGFFYQLMDNLDKL
- a CDS encoding SDR family oxidoreductase, whose product is MKTVFITGANRGLGLELTKQYAQRNYKVIACCRDIDSAHELTLLAQNFSTIHPYALDVSNETDILALTEVFKDQPIDVLIHNAGVSGEGCDNLGNMDQQGWVEVLKVNTIAPMLITQALLNNILAGQDKTIIGMTSILASIDDNRSGGRYSYRASKAALNQIIKSLACELSDSGVKTMAIHPGWVQTDMGGKDGKLTAEASVKGMLNVIDNLKAKHSGSFFVYDGTQLPW